One Paenibacillus crassostreae DNA segment encodes these proteins:
- a CDS encoding MerR family transcriptional regulator, with translation MIRIGDFSKLSRISIRMLRHYNELGLLIPDHIDDFTGYRYYSATQLTIANRIQVLKGMGFSIPTIGQILREYDDAESLRKFLLIQYTQMKEEEEVIQKKLALLHNTIQRIGKDRGIMNYDVILKEIPERYVASLRDTIPAYDQEGQLWSRLQKEAGDHLRISNPCYSLAIFHDEGYKDSDVDVEIQLTVTGAYKDTEHVRFKKVSPITVASAMFTGSYALLNEVNVSIANWISDNGYEYDGSMFNIYHVGPATEPDPDHWITEVCYPVKNS, from the coding sequence ATGATTAGAATAGGTGATTTCTCAAAACTGTCGCGAATTAGTATCCGGATGCTACGACATTATAATGAACTGGGTCTGCTTATTCCAGACCATATTGATGATTTCACAGGGTATCGCTATTACAGTGCGACACAATTGACGATTGCAAACAGAATACAGGTGCTGAAGGGGATGGGGTTTAGTATTCCCACGATTGGACAGATTCTCAGAGAATATGATGATGCGGAGAGTCTACGGAAGTTCCTCTTGATACAATATACCCAAATGAAAGAAGAGGAAGAAGTGATACAGAAAAAGCTGGCGCTTCTTCACAATACTATTCAAAGAATAGGAAAGGATCGTGGAATTATGAACTATGATGTTATTTTAAAAGAAATACCGGAGAGATATGTAGCGAGTCTGAGAGATACTATTCCAGCTTATGATCAGGAAGGCCAGCTTTGGTCACGATTGCAGAAAGAAGCAGGAGATCATCTGCGTATTTCCAATCCATGTTATAGTCTGGCGATCTTCCACGATGAGGGGTATAAGGACAGTGACGTTGATGTCGAAATCCAACTTACCGTTACGGGAGCATATAAAGATACGGAGCATGTGCGGTTCAAAAAAGTGTCCCCGATCACGGTAGCCTCAGCCATGTTTACTGGTAGTTATGCCCTACTCAACGAGGTTAACGTGTCGATAGCGAACTGGATCTCGGATAATGGCTATGAATACGATGGTTCGATGTTTAACATCTACCATGTTGGGCCGGCAACGGAGCCAGATCCCGATCACTGGATTACCGAGGTGTGCTATCCTGTAAAGAATTCTTAA
- a CDS encoding zinc ribbon domain-containing protein YjdM, protein MSDLPNCPKCNSEYTYEDGNLLICPECAHEWTLESDSENSEGPKIIKDANGNVLNGGDSVTVIKDLKVKGSSSVLKIGTKVKNIRLVDGDHDIDCKIDGFGAMKLKSEFVKKI, encoded by the coding sequence ATGAGTGATTTACCCAATTGTCCAAAATGTAATTCGGAATATACATACGAGGATGGGAATCTTCTAATCTGCCCAGAATGTGCGCACGAATGGACTTTAGAATCAGATTCCGAGAATAGTGAAGGACCAAAGATTATCAAAGATGCGAATGGAAATGTCTTAAATGGTGGTGATTCTGTAACGGTAATCAAAGACCTGAAAGTAAAAGGCAGTTCATCTGTTCTGAAAATAGGAACAAAAGTTAAAAACATACGTTTGGTTGATGGCGATCATGATATTGATTGTAAAATTGATGGCTTCGGGGCTATGAAATTGAAATCTGAATTTGTTAAAAAGATTTAA